The proteins below are encoded in one region of Metabacillus dongyingensis:
- a CDS encoding MGDG synthase family glycosyltransferase produces the protein MKRVLFMPFLQISSGHHHAADGMMEYMHEIDESLCCEKIDILSYSYGKMETFVSAFYLKWIHLFPGMYSWIYRKSVFENEQEKKRFRLYELLFLVWMEKLIREKKPDLIICTHALPSYMLNQLKSRKKHAIPVINVYTDYFINQIWGIEAIDYHFVPSRELKEYLISRGIESERIHVTGIPIHPLLKTGTSEPKKRRTYSILISGGNLGVGSIKTFVQKLEPAGNIHYKVLCGKNNKLYRLIKQMSNPMIKPLSYISSKEEMNQLYNEADAIITKPGGVTISESLYKKIPIFVYHALPGQEEINLRYLKKLGLVFHLENWKTKSHLEEQILSILYCERHRSVLDKQFNSYHQQLSKQDFSVMVGQILAKYDETF, from the coding sequence ATGAAACGGGTATTATTTATGCCTTTTTTGCAGATATCATCTGGTCATCATCATGCAGCAGATGGAATGATGGAATACATGCATGAAATAGATGAATCTTTATGTTGTGAAAAGATTGATATTTTGTCTTATAGCTATGGGAAAATGGAAACGTTTGTGTCAGCGTTCTATCTAAAGTGGATTCATCTCTTTCCTGGTATGTACAGTTGGATTTATCGGAAATCAGTGTTTGAAAACGAGCAGGAGAAAAAACGTTTCCGTTTATATGAACTGTTGTTTTTAGTTTGGATGGAAAAGTTAATTAGAGAAAAAAAACCGGACCTAATTATATGTACACATGCATTACCTTCTTATATGTTGAACCAGTTAAAAAGCAGAAAAAAACATGCCATTCCTGTTATCAATGTCTATACTGATTACTTCATTAATCAAATATGGGGGATTGAAGCGATAGATTATCATTTCGTTCCAAGCAGAGAGTTAAAGGAATATTTAATAAGTCGGGGTATTGAATCAGAGCGTATTCATGTAACTGGTATTCCGATTCATCCGTTGTTAAAGACAGGAACAAGTGAGCCGAAAAAACGAAGAACATACTCAATATTGATATCAGGTGGAAACCTTGGTGTTGGTTCAATCAAAACATTCGTTCAAAAACTTGAGCCGGCTGGCAATATTCACTATAAAGTTTTATGTGGAAAAAACAACAAGCTGTATCGCTTGATTAAGCAAATGAGCAATCCGATGATCAAACCATTGTCATACATTTCATCAAAAGAAGAAATGAATCAGTTGTACAATGAAGCTGACGCAATTATTACGAAGCCTGGCGGAGTAACAATAAGCGAAAGTTTATACAAAAAAATTCCTATTTTTGTGTATCACGCATTGCCCGGCCAGGAAGAAATTAATTTACGATATTTAAAAAAACTCGGCCTCGTTTTCCATTTGGAAAATTGGAAAACAAAATCACATCTTGAAGAACAGATACTATCAATTTTATATTGCGAACGGCATCGAAGCGTTTTAGATAAACAATTTAACTCCTATCACCAACAATTATCAAAACAGGACTTTTCCGTAATGGTTGGACAAATTTTAGCTAAATATGATGAGACATTTTAA
- a CDS encoding YkoP family protein, with amino-acid sequence MRVRLYVISAWSIIDPLYFFFTRLHYLEQTKKNDTIFRVRLTRYKGRLVVLSDGTMIKKNDVLVKIHLHNARLLKELQSIDTDFKKAMLLYKKVKESLPHLALYIQRHKNKGEIKGIIGITMLTKGCERLGFESYTISSPTYKWFKKLALYPIYLLSMSKLPPKGKKRPSPKYVFMSKESLYEKSELNKSG; translated from the coding sequence ATGAGAGTAAGACTTTACGTTATTTCAGCTTGGAGTATAATTGATCCTTTGTATTTTTTCTTTACTCGCTTGCACTACCTTGAACAAACGAAAAAAAATGATACTATTTTCAGGGTAAGACTAACTCGCTATAAAGGTCGTTTAGTCGTCCTGTCTGATGGAACAATGATTAAGAAAAATGATGTTCTAGTCAAGATACATCTACATAACGCTCGCTTATTAAAAGAACTTCAAAGCATTGACACTGATTTTAAAAAAGCAATGCTACTTTATAAAAAAGTAAAAGAGTCGTTGCCTCACCTTGCCTTATATATTCAACGTCATAAAAATAAAGGCGAAATTAAAGGGATAATCGGTATTACGATGCTAACCAAAGGCTGCGAACGATTAGGATTTGAGTCTTATACAATTTCGAGTCCCACGTATAAATGGTTTAAAAAACTGGCACTCTACCCAATCTATCTCCTTTCAATGTCAAAACTGCCTCCTAAAGGCAAAAAAAGACCTTCTCCGAAGTACGTATTTATGTCAAAAGAAAGCTTGTATGAAAAAAGTGAACTCAATAAATCTGGATGA
- a CDS encoding metallophosphoesterase, whose protein sequence is MLVAFIVNLLFFIVYKGYKNTQNIVINNVSINTKQNEHPYRVLHISDMHLENISITPEQLYESLRDQPIDLIALTGDFLDRKRSIPKLIPYLKVFNKLKPRHGTYAVFGNHDYVLSHPNFLKLKQVLEEYGCKTMQNENDVLMINGKPLNIIGIDDFSTKRSDIHKSFKGLANGYNLVLTHDPNIVLRMKDVPFDYLISGHFHGGQIHWPKPYHLVKMGKLVRMNMVKGLHHHDGKPFYISEGLGQTGLNIRIGSRPEITFHNLRLKSSTDKIEKTAEAV, encoded by the coding sequence ATGTTGGTTGCATTTATTGTCAATTTATTATTTTTCATTGTTTACAAAGGCTATAAGAACACCCAAAACATTGTAATCAACAACGTTTCAATAAATACCAAACAAAATGAGCATCCTTATCGTGTTTTGCACATTTCCGATATGCATCTTGAAAATATCTCTATTACACCTGAACAGCTTTATGAAAGTCTAAGAGATCAACCGATTGACTTAATTGCATTAACAGGTGATTTTTTAGATCGAAAACGAAGTATTCCAAAATTAATTCCTTATTTAAAGGTGTTTAATAAATTAAAGCCAAGACACGGAACGTATGCCGTATTTGGTAATCATGATTATGTGTTGAGTCACCCAAACTTCCTTAAACTAAAGCAAGTGTTAGAGGAATATGGATGTAAAACAATGCAAAACGAAAATGATGTACTCATGATTAACGGCAAGCCATTGAATATTATTGGGATCGATGACTTTAGTACAAAACGAAGTGATATTCACAAATCATTTAAAGGACTTGCAAACGGATATAATCTTGTATTGACACATGATCCAAATATCGTTCTCAGAATGAAAGACGTTCCTTTTGATTACTTGATTTCAGGTCATTTCCATGGTGGGCAAATTCATTGGCCAAAGCCGTATCACCTAGTTAAGATGGGCAAATTAGTACGAATGAACATGGTGAAAGGTTTGCATCATCATGACGGAAAGCCATTTTATATCAGTGAAGGCTTGGGACAAACGGGACTAAACATTCGTATAGGAAGCCGACCAGAAATTACGTTTCACAATCTAAGGCTTAAGTCGAGCACAGATAAAATAGAGAAAACAGCGGAAGCAGTCTAA
- a CDS encoding cysteine hydrolase family protein gives MNQTLLIIDAQQELIDGTQKESPVFNKEHLIRNINKVIEKAKEADVPVVFVRDLDVAEGKGGGFQVHNEINIPTDVKIFDKSATNSFHGTGLLKHLKTHQIEHIVIMGCKTQYCIDSAVRTATMCGLDVTLVGDGHSTTDNDVLSAEQIIKHHNRTLHGHDNVEHFSMVRYSEEDLFRPTHDSYR, from the coding sequence TTGAATCAAACATTATTAATCATCGATGCTCAACAAGAATTAATTGATGGTACTCAAAAAGAAAGTCCTGTTTTTAATAAAGAACATCTTATCAGGAATATCAATAAAGTAATTGAAAAAGCAAAAGAAGCTGATGTCCCAGTTGTGTTTGTAAGGGATCTTGATGTTGCTGAGGGAAAAGGTGGAGGATTTCAAGTTCACAACGAAATCAATATACCCACGGATGTAAAGATTTTCGATAAGTCTGCGACGAATTCCTTTCACGGGACAGGTCTTCTAAAACATTTAAAAACTCACCAGATTGAACATATTGTTATTATGGGTTGTAAAACACAATACTGTATAGATAGTGCAGTCAGAACAGCTACTATGTGTGGTTTGGATGTAACATTGGTCGGTGATGGGCATTCAACAACGGACAATGATGTTTTAAGTGCAGAACAAATTATAAAGCATCATAATCGTACCCTTCATGGTCATGATAATGTCGAACACTTTTCGATGGTCAGATATTCAGAGGAAGATTTGTTTCGTCCAACTCATGACTCTTATAGGTAA
- a CDS encoding alpha/beta hydrolase yields MKKSVTFKNGDLKMAGNLYLPEGFEESKKYSGIVVVHPGGGVKEQTAGVYAQKLSDNGFVALAFDASCQGESEGEPRLLEDPYARVEDVRCAIDYLTTLPYIDQEKIGALGICAGGGYAVSAAQTERRIKAVATVSAVDIGAMFRGEASVETQLQTLEAVAKQRTVEVNGTEVNQLTWAPDTLEEINEDTPVLLREAYDYYRTPRAQHPNSTNRFQFTSMDKLMSFSASSQIGTYLTQPMLLIVGTEADTRGYSDQFYSLSNGPKELFEVEGATHIAMYDIPEYIGQAVPKLTDFFGRNL; encoded by the coding sequence ATGAAAAAATCAGTAACGTTTAAAAATGGTGATTTAAAGATGGCAGGGAACCTTTATTTACCAGAGGGATTTGAAGAAAGTAAAAAATATTCTGGGATTGTTGTTGTACATCCTGGTGGAGGAGTAAAAGAACAGACTGCAGGGGTATATGCACAAAAGCTTTCTGACAATGGTTTTGTTGCGTTAGCATTTGACGCGTCTTGTCAGGGAGAGAGCGAGGGAGAACCACGTTTACTTGAAGACCCATATGCCCGGGTAGAAGATGTCCGTTGTGCAATCGATTATTTGACGACTCTTCCATATATTGATCAAGAAAAGATTGGAGCACTAGGTATTTGTGCCGGTGGCGGTTATGCTGTTTCTGCCGCTCAAACTGAACGTCGCATCAAAGCAGTAGCAACTGTCAGTGCAGTGGATATTGGTGCCATGTTCCGAGGAGAAGCAAGCGTTGAAACACAATTGCAAACACTTGAGGCAGTTGCGAAGCAGCGTACTGTCGAAGTAAACGGTACAGAAGTGAACCAACTTACTTGGGCACCTGATACGCTTGAAGAAATTAACGAAGATACACCTGTGCTTTTACGTGAAGCTTATGACTACTATAGAACACCTAGAGCACAGCACCCTAATTCTACAAATCGATTCCAATTTACAAGTATGGACAAACTGATGTCATTCTCAGCATCAAGCCAAATTGGCACCTACCTAACTCAACCGATGTTATTAATTGTAGGAACTGAGGCTGACACACGAGGATACAGCGACCAATTCTACTCATTGTCAAATGGACCAAAAGAATTATTTGAAGTTGAGGGTGCAACGCATATTGCTATGTATGATATCCCAGAATATATAGGTCAAGCTGTACCTAAGTTAACAGATTTCTTTGGCAGGAATCTATAA
- a CDS encoding TetR/AcrR family transcriptional regulator, whose product MTKVDRRILKSQEAIKNAFIELMSEKDFDKITVKDICDGANVGNRTFYLHYLDKFDLLDKLIEEYINELKILCASVSELSFKKATLIWFEFLENHYLFFSTMLTGKGAFAFHKHFLEFIIEELKNDVDIIDGKNKGFSETMILTFFGSAIVGVVETYFMKGIPDPPEVVAEQLGMLLDRNL is encoded by the coding sequence ATGACTAAAGTGGATAGAAGAATACTTAAATCTCAAGAAGCCATAAAAAACGCTTTTATTGAACTCATGTCGGAGAAAGATTTTGATAAAATTACGGTAAAGGATATTTGCGATGGAGCGAATGTAGGGAATAGAACGTTCTATCTACATTACCTAGATAAATTTGATTTACTCGATAAACTCATTGAAGAATATATCAATGAGCTTAAAATATTGTGTGCATCGGTATCTGAACTGAGTTTTAAAAAAGCGACTCTCATTTGGTTTGAATTTTTGGAAAATCATTATTTATTCTTTTCGACGATGTTAACAGGGAAAGGAGCCTTTGCTTTTCATAAACACTTTTTAGAATTCATCATAGAAGAATTAAAGAATGACGTAGATATTATAGATGGGAAAAATAAAGGGTTCAGTGAAACCATGATTCTTACCTTTTTTGGGTCAGCTATTGTAGGAGTAGTGGAAACCTATTTTATGAAAGGAATTCCTGATCCACCTGAAGTTGTAGCAGAACAATTGGGGATGTTATTAGATAGAAATCTGTAG
- a CDS encoding VanZ family protein: MQFSFQDLPDFRGINLIPFAGSVIVNNQIDFNEIIFNVLAFIPFGIYISMLKPNWSFLKKIAVIAGVSLLFEVLQFIFA; the protein is encoded by the coding sequence ATGCAATTTTCATTTCAAGACTTGCCGGATTTTAGGGGAATCAACTTAATCCCTTTTGCTGGTTCAGTTATTGTTAATAATCAAATAGATTTTAATGAAATAATCTTTAATGTACTTGCATTTATCCCATTTGGAATTTATATCAGTATGCTAAAACCAAATTGGTCTTTCTTGAAAAAGATTGCAGTAATAGCAGGAGTTAGTTTGTTATTTGAAGTATTGCAATTCATCTTTGCATAG
- a CDS encoding NADPH-dependent F420 reductase encodes MRFGIIGAGPIGAIISKKLVKNGHDVKIADARGIERLEGKELAGTPVSVEDVITNIDFLIISIPFHVMPSIRNIVDKSEEEVIVVDTSNYYPFRDNKIEEIENGMVESVWVSNQLGRPIIKAFNNQLAYTLENKGTPEGTSKRIAMAIAGNDLSQKQIIMDIVNELGFDAVDSGSLSDSWRQQPGTPAYCTELTKEELTEALKKANKEKAPFLRDKAMEKFSAEFSHKDIVNLNRETYNS; translated from the coding sequence ATGAGATTTGGAATTATAGGTGCAGGACCAATAGGGGCAATTATTTCTAAAAAATTAGTTAAGAATGGACATGATGTCAAAATTGCAGATGCTCGAGGAATTGAACGTTTAGAAGGAAAAGAGCTTGCTGGAACACCTGTGAGTGTAGAAGATGTAATAACAAATATTGACTTTCTTATAATATCTATCCCTTTTCATGTAATGCCAAGTATTCGCAACATTGTAGATAAATCTGAAGAGGAAGTAATCGTTGTAGACACTTCAAATTATTATCCTTTTAGAGACAATAAAATTGAAGAAATTGAGAACGGGATGGTTGAAAGTGTTTGGGTTTCAAATCAATTAGGTAGACCTATCATTAAAGCATTCAACAATCAATTAGCTTATACTTTAGAAAATAAAGGAACCCCCGAAGGTACTAGTAAACGCATTGCCATGGCAATTGCTGGTAATGACCTATCACAAAAACAAATAATTATGGACATAGTAAACGAGCTAGGCTTCGACGCAGTAGACAGTGGTTCTTTAAGTGATTCGTGGAGACAACAGCCGGGAACTCCTGCATACTGCACAGAACTAACAAAAGAGGAACTAACGGAAGCATTGAAAAAGGCAAATAAAGAAAAAGCCCCATTCCTACGGGATAAGGCAATGGAAAAGTTTTCAGCTGAATTTTCACATAAAGATATTGTGAATTTAAACAGAGAAACATATAATTCATAA
- a CDS encoding winged helix-turn-helix transcriptional regulator, with translation MARICKDGFEKEFIKEQRDVYGIAYTQNMLSGRWKYLILWFLKTKERRYNEIKTFLWDISQGSLTKQLRELETDGLIKREVFPEVPPRVEYSLTTKGREFIPILDLMENFGKKFGEKPE, from the coding sequence ATGGCTAGAATATGCAAGGATGGATTTGAAAAAGAGTTTATTAAGGAGCAAAGAGACGTTTATGGTATTGCGTATACTCAAAATATGCTTTCAGGACGCTGGAAGTATCTTATTCTTTGGTTTTTAAAAACAAAGGAACGTCGTTATAACGAAATTAAAACTTTTTTATGGGACATTTCACAAGGTTCTCTTACAAAACAGTTGAGAGAATTAGAAACAGATGGATTAATTAAACGAGAAGTTTTTCCTGAGGTACCTCCACGTGTTGAATATTCATTAACAACTAAAGGGCGTGAATTTATCCCAATACTTGATTTGATGGAGAATTTCGGCAAAAAATTCGGGGAGAAACCTGAGTGA
- a CDS encoding PLP-dependent aminotransferase family protein: MNGDYLFKQVYDYVLHRIELNEWNENEKLPSIRNLAAEMKVHRLTVLKAYQLLKQENRVYVKDKSGYYVQSREINKLESLENPIVSAYVQKNHLSEIHQAPVSYQFSQALIDPNLLPNRFITDYVKKVFDLYPKVLSTYSTVQGDHQLRQSLSDYFNQQYKTITHPDQLLITTGSQQAIHLIAQAYVKSRDTILLERPSYSSAIDIFRAQGANIVTVDIHPYGYDLEQIEFIMKKHKPRLFYLNPTFHNPTGYTVPSAQRKQLVQLAEDYRCLLIEDDVYNDIFFDQEPPPPMYTYDTSGMVIYIKSFCKYVSPGLRIAVMMNCQSSVVKSLLAVKSLADNGSPLLNQKIFLRYLSSPRLQQHVEKLRIALQIRKEIMEEELSVTDWRWTSPNGGLNLWVQLPGCLSTEDLLVNSLEQSISFVPGQIFDPLKEPSSWLRLSYSYASEEQISEGLRKFINLVRSTQ; this comes from the coding sequence ATGAATGGAGATTACTTATTTAAACAAGTATACGATTATGTATTACATCGAATCGAACTCAATGAATGGAATGAGAATGAAAAGCTCCCTTCAATTAGAAATTTAGCTGCTGAGATGAAGGTTCATCGCTTAACCGTATTAAAGGCCTACCAGCTTCTTAAACAGGAAAATAGAGTCTATGTCAAAGATAAATCCGGCTATTATGTCCAATCCCGTGAAATTAATAAATTAGAAAGCCTGGAAAATCCGATCGTTTCTGCATATGTACAAAAAAATCATTTATCGGAAATCCATCAGGCACCTGTTTCCTATCAATTTTCACAGGCATTAATTGACCCTAATCTTTTGCCAAATCGCTTCATAACGGACTATGTAAAAAAAGTTTTTGACCTCTACCCAAAGGTTCTCTCCACCTACTCCACCGTACAAGGCGATCATCAACTGCGTCAATCACTTTCTGACTATTTTAATCAGCAATATAAAACGATTACACATCCAGATCAGCTATTAATTACGACCGGTTCCCAGCAAGCCATTCATCTGATTGCCCAGGCATATGTAAAATCAAGAGACACTATCCTTTTGGAGAGGCCGAGCTATAGTTCTGCCATTGATATTTTTCGAGCACAAGGAGCCAATATTGTAACCGTCGATATTCATCCGTACGGATATGATTTAGAGCAGATTGAATTCATCATGAAAAAACACAAACCTCGTCTGTTTTATCTGAATCCAACCTTCCATAATCCAACCGGATACACGGTCCCATCGGCTCAAAGAAAGCAATTAGTCCAGTTAGCCGAGGACTACCGTTGTCTGTTAATAGAAGACGATGTTTACAACGACATCTTTTTTGATCAGGAGCCTCCGCCGCCCATGTATACCTATGATACATCCGGAATGGTGATTTATATCAAAAGCTTTTGCAAATATGTATCACCGGGGTTGCGAATAGCCGTCATGATGAACTGTCAGTCTTCCGTGGTGAAATCACTGCTAGCAGTAAAATCATTGGCCGATAATGGATCACCGCTTTTAAATCAAAAGATTTTCCTGCGTTACTTATCATCTCCAAGGCTGCAGCAACATGTTGAGAAACTGCGTATTGCGCTGCAAATACGAAAGGAAATCATGGAGGAAGAACTGTCCGTAACTGATTGGCGATGGACCAGCCCAAATGGTGGCTTGAATTTATGGGTACAGCTCCCAGGCTGCCTGTCAACAGAAGACTTATTGGTCAATAGTCTGGAGCAATCAATTTCCTTTGTTCCCGGCCAAATATTTGACCCCTTAAAGGAGCCATCCTCATGGCTCCGGTTAAGCTATTCCTATGCCAGTGAAGAACAAATCTCTGAAGGACTTAGGAAGTTTATTAATTTAGTACGCTCTACTCAATAA
- a CDS encoding PhzF family phenazine biosynthesis protein — protein sequence MDFYIVDVFAEEKYEGNQLAVLVSDSNLTTKEMQQIAKEIHFSETTFIMSNKQENGGYDVRIFTPDEEVPFAGHPTLGTAYIINRIMENGKASKVVLNLPVGQIPVVFNGNTLTMSQNEPSFGMKIDQLEFVARVLNIQVEDIWTYFPIQLVSTGLPCIIVPLKTVDVVQRCSLDHVQFKRFLETYYKCNLLVFSEEESRDSNCLRVRVFMSDTGFYEDPATGSANGNLAGYLLKYRFFDKEKIDVRVNQGYEMGRPSNVNIAAKLKNGTYDIQIAGKVQLVAKGDWLSSD from the coding sequence ATGGATTTTTATATCGTAGATGTCTTTGCTGAAGAAAAATATGAGGGAAATCAGCTTGCTGTTCTAGTGTCAGACAGTAATCTCACAACGAAGGAGATGCAGCAGATTGCCAAAGAAATTCATTTTTCGGAAACGACCTTCATCATGTCCAATAAACAAGAAAATGGCGGGTATGATGTTCGAATCTTCACCCCAGATGAGGAGGTGCCCTTCGCGGGACACCCTACCTTGGGCACAGCGTATATCATCAACCGGATTATGGAAAACGGAAAAGCCTCCAAAGTCGTCTTGAACCTGCCTGTCGGACAGATTCCAGTTGTTTTCAACGGCAACACTCTCACCATGAGCCAAAACGAACCTTCCTTCGGCATGAAGATAGACCAGCTCGAATTTGTCGCAAGGGTGCTCAATATTCAAGTGGAGGACATATGGACATATTTTCCAATCCAGCTGGTCTCCACAGGACTGCCCTGCATCATTGTCCCACTGAAAACGGTCGACGTGGTACAACGATGCAGCCTCGACCATGTACAGTTCAAACGCTTTCTGGAAACTTATTATAAATGTAACCTGCTTGTTTTTTCTGAGGAGGAAAGCAGGGACTCAAACTGCCTTCGTGTGCGTGTATTCATGAGCGACACAGGATTTTATGAGGATCCTGCGACAGGTAGCGCAAATGGCAATTTGGCGGGCTACCTTCTGAAATATCGGTTCTTCGATAAAGAAAAGATCGATGTTCGTGTCAATCAGGGCTACGAGATGGGACGTCCCTCAAATGTGAATATTGCCGCCAAATTAAAAAATGGAACATATGATATCCAGATTGCCGGGAAGGTGCAACTGGTCGCAAAGGGAGACTGGTTATCGAGTGACTGA
- a CDS encoding AAA family ATPase, with product MIIMINGAFGVGKTTICNELLIEINNSMLFDPEEVGFMLRNIIPEEVKRLEAETGDFQDLQLWKELTVKVAKLLITKYNVNLIVPMTIRKPEYFNYILTGFKSVDKQTYHFCLTASKETIYKRLRKRGEEEGNWCFQQTEKCIEAYKEYNFGEYIDTENVSITAIIENIKDKLNLS from the coding sequence ATGATAATAATGATAAATGGAGCATTTGGAGTAGGTAAAACCACTATCTGTAACGAACTTTTGATAGAGATAAATAATAGTATGTTATTTGACCCTGAAGAGGTAGGTTTTATGTTAAGAAATATTATTCCAGAGGAAGTAAAGCGACTTGAAGCTGAAACAGGGGATTTTCAAGACTTGCAATTATGGAAAGAGTTAACTGTTAAGGTAGCAAAACTTTTAATTACTAAATATAATGTCAACTTAATTGTTCCTATGACTATTAGGAAACCAGAATACTTTAACTACATTTTAACTGGATTTAAAAGTGTTGATAAACAAACTTACCACTTTTGTTTGACAGCAAGTAAGGAAACTATTTACAAAAGGCTAAGGAAACGTGGAGAGGAAGAAGGAAATTGGTGTTTTCAACAAACTGAGAAATGTATAGAAGCCTATAAAGAATACAACTTTGGAGAGTATATAGACACTGAAAATGTTAGCATCACCGCCATTATCGAAAATATAAAGGACAAGCTAAACCTTTCTTGA
- a CDS encoding YitT family protein, translating into MNILIKSIILGIAATIQGVAMATFLFPHFIPSGGAASVGVLLNYIINIPFAITLWVVNASLLLAAVKWLGKSSALWTMYCVSVTSATINFISPFMKNPISNVMIDLTFGSVVFGIGLGILFRMGASSGGMDILALILSKTKGLSPGKALFWINGSLVVLTGIVVDWKIILYALVCQYIGTRVLDQIYKFPIKSRYFEVEKIESF; encoded by the coding sequence ATGAACATACTAATCAAAAGCATAATACTTGGAATTGCTGCCACTATACAAGGTGTTGCGATGGCGACTTTTTTATTCCCGCACTTTATTCCCTCAGGTGGTGCTGCTAGTGTTGGTGTTTTGTTAAATTACATAATAAATATACCGTTTGCGATTACACTTTGGGTTGTAAATGCTAGCTTGTTACTAGCTGCAGTAAAATGGCTTGGAAAAAGTAGTGCACTTTGGACAATGTATTGTGTGTCAGTAACTTCTGCTACGATCAACTTTATTTCCCCGTTTATGAAAAATCCCATATCAAATGTGATGATTGATCTCACTTTTGGTTCAGTTGTCTTTGGTATAGGACTAGGTATATTGTTTCGAATGGGAGCCTCTTCAGGTGGGATGGATATTTTGGCCTTAATACTTTCCAAAACAAAAGGACTTTCACCAGGAAAAGCGCTCTTTTGGATAAACGGAAGTTTAGTAGTTTTAACCGGAATTGTCGTTGATTGGAAAATCATTTTGTATGCGTTGGTTTGCCAATATATTGGGACAAGGGTTTTAGATCAAATCTATAAATTCCCAATTAAATCGAGGTATTTTGAGGTTGAAAAAATTGAATCATTTTGA
- a CDS encoding universal stress protein has protein sequence MNTFNHIVVAYDGQDESQAALRTGIDLSKQLASRLTVVHVYQEEHVMHTKGVQPVIPSAPANGYLTDNLQNYPVAPDPSHQLDQTHTQHDYFDNADQIVSRIKMKMDENQAIGEIEILSGSPSDAILNYAEEINADLIVMGSRDSGGLKKLLFGGVSDKVSHNSAISVLIAK, from the coding sequence ATGAATACGTTTAATCATATAGTGGTAGCTTATGATGGACAGGATGAAAGTCAGGCAGCTTTAAGAACAGGAATAGATTTGAGCAAACAATTAGCATCCAGACTGACTGTTGTCCACGTTTACCAAGAAGAACACGTGATGCACACCAAAGGAGTTCAGCCCGTTATTCCGAGTGCTCCAGCTAATGGCTATTTGACAGACAATCTGCAAAACTATCCGGTCGCGCCTGACCCGTCACATCAGCTCGATCAAACTCACACCCAGCATGATTATTTTGATAACGCAGATCAAATCGTTTCAAGAATCAAGATGAAAATGGATGAGAATCAGGCTATTGGCGAGATTGAAATTTTATCAGGTTCTCCATCAGATGCGATTCTGAATTATGCAGAAGAAATAAATGCTGATTTAATCGTAATGGGCAGCAGAGATTCAGGCGGTCTCAAAAAATTGCTGTTTGGCGGAGTAAGCGATAAAGTGTCCCATAACTCAGCTATTTCGGTGCTGATCGCCAAATAA